One genomic window of Euleptes europaea isolate rEulEur1 chromosome 10, rEulEur1.hap1, whole genome shotgun sequence includes the following:
- the FUT9 gene encoding 4-galactosyl-N-acetylglucosaminide 3-alpha-L-fucosyltransferase 9 translates to MTSSSKGIFRPFLVIFIVLGCFTACLLIYIKPTSSWISGPIESASSVLKMKSFFSTKSNYLNETTILIWVWPFGQTFDLTLCPVFNIHGCHLTTDRTLYNRSHAVLIHHRDISWDLTNLPQQPRPPFQKWIWMNLESPTHTPQKSGIEHLFNLTLTYRRDSDIQVPYGFMMVSTSSFLFEVPNKERLVCWVVSNWNPEHARVKYYNELSKYLEIHTYGQAFGDYVSDKNLIPTISTCKFYLSFENSIHKDYITEKLYNAFLAGSVPVVLGPPRENYENYIPADSFIHVEDFLSTRDLAEYLLMLDKNNKMYLSYFNWRKDFSVHLPRFWETHACLACDHVKRHQEYKSVGNLEKWFWN, encoded by the coding sequence ATGACATCATCATCCAAAGGAATTTTCCGGCCATTTCTAGTTATCTTCATTGTGCTGGGATGTTTCACGGCATGTCTGCTTATTTACATCAAGCCAACAAGCAGCTGGATCTCCGGTCCCATTGAATCAGCCAGCTCCGTTCTCAAAATGAAGAGCTTTTTCTCCACCAAAAGCAATTATCTTAATGAGACGACTATTCTGATATGGGTGTGGCCATTTGGCCAGACATTTGATCTCACACTCTGCCCAGTGTTCAACATCCATGGTTGCCATCTGACTACTGACCGTACATTATATAACCGATCTCATGCTGTACTTATTCATCACAGAGACATCAGTTGGGATCTAACTAATTTACCTCAGCAACCTAGGCCACCATTTCAGAAGTGGATCTGGATGAACTTGGAATCTCCGACACACACTCCACAAAAGAGTGGAATTGAACATCTGTTCAATCTGACCCTTACTTATCGGCGTGATTCAGATATTCAAGTGCCTTATGGCTTCATGATGGTTAGCACAAGCTCATTTCTATTTGAAGTGCCGAATAAGGAGAGGTTGGTGTGTTGGGTGGTTAGTAACTGGAACCCTGAACATGCTAGGGTTAAGTATTACAATGAGTTAAGTAAATACCTTGAAATCCATACATATGGGCAAGCATTTGGAGACTATGTGAGTGATAAAAACCTGATCCCAACTATTTCCACCTGTAAATTCTACCTTTCTTTTGAGAATTCTATCCACAAAGACTACATTACGGAGAAACTGTACAATGCTTTTCTGGCTGGGTCTGTGCCAGTCGTACTGGGTCCTCCAAGAGAAAACTATGAAAATTACATCCCAGCAGATTCTTTCATACATGTGGAGGATTTTCTGTCTACAAGAGACCTTGCAGAATACCTTCTGATGCTTgacaaaaataacaaaatgtaCCTTAGCTATTTCAACTGGAGGAAGGATTTTTCAGTGCACCTTCCTCGGTTCTGGGAAACACATGCATGCCTTGCCTGTGACCACGTGAAAAGACACCAGGAGTACAAGTCTGTGGGTAATTTAGAAAAATGGTTTTGGAATTGA